From a region of the Geothrix sp. 21YS21S-2 genome:
- a CDS encoding outer membrane beta-barrel protein, whose product MSRSSALVLAGFALLAAPALRATDLDSPLRFGLQVTAARPLQDLKAITGQTGTGGGLFFETDQGQGWTVRTRLDVLAFKENAARARGLLNDLVAPRAVKVSANQFSVGVELRHGVPGFARPFLLGGVTLSRVEFGTVGPVPSGSGIGWDKQKTSVKMGFAAGGGYRFTDALAFALRYTTISVSGVTLAAFEGGLEYRF is encoded by the coding sequence ATGTCCAGATCCTCCGCCCTTGTCCTGGCGGGCTTCGCCCTGCTCGCCGCCCCCGCCCTCCGCGCCACCGACCTGGATTCCCCCCTGCGCTTCGGCCTGCAGGTCACGGCCGCCAGGCCCCTCCAGGATCTGAAGGCGATCACCGGCCAGACCGGAACGGGCGGCGGGCTCTTCTTCGAGACGGACCAGGGCCAGGGCTGGACCGTGCGCACCCGCCTGGACGTCCTAGCCTTCAAGGAGAACGCGGCCCGGGCCCGCGGCCTCCTGAACGACCTGGTGGCGCCCCGCGCCGTCAAGGTCAGCGCCAACCAGTTCTCCGTGGGCGTGGAGCTGCGCCATGGCGTGCCCGGGTTCGCGCGGCCCTTCCTGCTGGGCGGGGTCACCCTGAGCCGGGTGGAGTTCGGGACGGTGGGCCCGGTGCCGTCCGGGTCCGGGATCGGCTGGGACAAGCAGAAGACCTCGGTGAAGATGGGCTTCGCCGCGGGGGGAGGCTACCGTTTCACGGACGCCCTGGCCTTCGCGCTGCGGTACACCACCATCAGCGTGAGCGGCGTGACCCTTGCGGCCTTCGAGGGCGGGCTGGAGTACCGTTTCTAG
- a CDS encoding thioredoxin family protein, whose protein sequence is MKLVLIPFLIAGTLMAKGVKWETNLAAAQARARKEHKVIFMDVWTEWCGWCIKLQRDTFPAKVAEDALARVVPLSVKTQLKDGSPTADKGIEATYKVEGFPALFILDENGKVLSQQPGYLPAAPFADWINKSVDAKK, encoded by the coding sequence ATGAAGCTGGTCCTGATCCCATTCCTCATCGCAGGCACGCTCATGGCCAAGGGCGTCAAGTGGGAGACCAACCTCGCCGCGGCCCAGGCCCGGGCCCGGAAGGAGCACAAGGTCATCTTCATGGACGTGTGGACGGAGTGGTGCGGCTGGTGCATCAAGCTCCAGCGCGACACCTTCCCCGCCAAGGTGGCCGAGGACGCCCTGGCCAGGGTGGTCCCCCTCAGCGTCAAGACCCAGCTCAAGGACGGCTCCCCCACCGCCGATAAGGGCATCGAGGCCACCTACAAGGTCGAGGGCTTCCCCGCCCTGTTCATCCTGGACGAGAACGGCAAGGTCCTTTCCCAGCAGCCCGGGTACCTTCCCGCCGCGCCTTTCGCGGACTGGATCAACAAGTCGGTCGACGCGAAAAAATAG
- a CDS encoding thioesterase family protein — protein sequence MPIAAQTLIRVRYAETDAMGIVHHAVYPVWMELGRSDLLRQLGDGYAQWEAQGVLLSVSGISLTYRAPARYDELVTVTTRVREAGRRKLVFGYEVTRDGVRLAEGETTHLVTGPDGRNRTLPDAMLALVASAL from the coding sequence ATGCCCATAGCCGCCCAGACCCTCATCCGCGTCCGCTACGCCGAAACCGATGCCATGGGCATCGTCCACCACGCCGTCTATCCGGTGTGGATGGAGCTGGGCCGCTCCGACCTGCTCCGGCAGCTGGGCGACGGCTACGCCCAGTGGGAGGCCCAGGGCGTGCTCCTCTCGGTGAGCGGGATCAGCCTCACGTACCGGGCCCCGGCCCGGTACGACGAGCTGGTCACCGTCACCACGCGGGTCAGGGAGGCCGGGCGCAGGAAGCTGGTGTTCGGCTACGAGGTCACCCGCGACGGGGTGCGCCTCGCCGAGGGCGAGACCACCCACCTGGTCACGGGCCCCGACGGCAGGAACCGCACCCTCCCCGACGCGATGCTGGCCCTGGTGGCTTCCGCCCTATAA
- the cysS gene encoding cysteine--tRNA ligase translates to MSLKPISLHNTLTRKVEPVAPLEPGVVTLYTCGPTVYNFAHIGNLRTFLFQDLMKRTFLAAGYQVRHCMNITDVEDKIIRDSQKDLAPGADNEARHAAMARLTAHYTKAFLEDLAALRVIEPTYTPRATDYIPQMVGLIRSLEERGLAYVRDGSVYYRIAGLAHYGCLAHLDREGMQAGTSVDADEYERDSVQDFVLWKAAKEGEPWWPSPWGPGRPGWHIECSAMGIELLGPRVDIHSGGVDLVFPHHENEIAQSEGSLGHRWVNTWVHGEFLLVENEKMSKSLGNFFTLRDLVAKGYDPATFRFTIQSNHYRKVLNFSFEGLKGAENALRRIRQFRKRMEGDGTLAGQGAMKEAIDPAARVEAAREGFWAGMADDLNAPEALAALFTLITDINAQDDRIALTREERDAVLAFLDETNAVFACWPHEEEASLDAEVEALIERRREAKAAKNWAESDRVRDELKALGILLEDRKDGTVGWRRA, encoded by the coding sequence ATGAGCCTCAAGCCGATCTCCCTCCACAACACCCTGACCCGGAAGGTGGAACCGGTGGCGCCCCTGGAGCCGGGGGTCGTCACGCTGTACACCTGCGGCCCCACGGTCTACAACTTCGCCCACATCGGCAACCTGAGGACCTTCCTCTTCCAGGACCTCATGAAGCGCACCTTCCTGGCCGCGGGCTACCAGGTGCGCCACTGCATGAACATCACGGACGTCGAGGACAAGATCATCCGCGACTCCCAGAAGGACCTGGCCCCCGGCGCGGACAACGAGGCCCGCCACGCGGCCATGGCCCGGCTCACCGCCCACTACACGAAGGCCTTCCTGGAGGACCTCGCGGCGCTGCGGGTCATCGAGCCCACCTACACGCCCCGCGCCACCGACTACATCCCCCAGATGGTCGGCCTGATCCGGAGCCTGGAGGAGCGCGGCCTCGCCTACGTGCGGGACGGCTCGGTCTACTACCGCATCGCGGGCCTGGCCCACTACGGGTGCCTGGCCCACCTGGACCGGGAGGGCATGCAGGCCGGGACCTCCGTGGATGCCGACGAGTACGAGCGGGACTCCGTGCAGGACTTCGTGCTCTGGAAGGCCGCCAAGGAAGGCGAGCCCTGGTGGCCGAGCCCCTGGGGCCCCGGCAGGCCGGGCTGGCACATCGAGTGCTCGGCCATGGGCATCGAGCTCCTGGGCCCCCGGGTGGACATCCATTCGGGCGGCGTGGACCTGGTGTTCCCCCACCACGAGAACGAGATCGCCCAGAGCGAGGGCAGCCTGGGCCACCGCTGGGTCAACACCTGGGTGCACGGCGAGTTCCTCCTGGTGGAGAACGAGAAGATGTCCAAGAGCCTGGGCAACTTCTTCACGCTGCGGGACCTGGTGGCCAAGGGCTACGATCCCGCCACCTTCCGGTTCACCATCCAGTCCAACCACTACCGCAAGGTCCTGAACTTCTCCTTCGAGGGGCTCAAGGGCGCCGAGAACGCCCTGCGGCGGATCCGCCAGTTCCGCAAGCGCATGGAGGGCGACGGGACCCTGGCCGGCCAGGGCGCCATGAAGGAGGCCATCGACCCCGCCGCGCGCGTGGAGGCCGCCCGGGAGGGCTTCTGGGCCGGCATGGCCGACGACCTCAACGCCCCCGAGGCCCTGGCGGCGCTCTTCACCCTCATCACCGACATCAACGCCCAGGACGACCGGATCGCCCTGACGCGGGAGGAGCGGGACGCCGTGCTGGCCTTCCTGGACGAGACCAACGCCGTCTTCGCCTGCTGGCCCCACGAGGAGGAGGCGTCCCTGGACGCCGAGGTGGAGGCCCTCATCGAGCGCCGCCGGGAGGCCAAGGCCGCGAAGAACTGGGCCGAGTCCGACCGGGTCCGGGACGAGCTGAAGGCCCTGGGGATCCTCCTGGAGGACCGCAAGGACGGCACGGTGGGCTGGCGGCGGGCCTGA
- a CDS encoding glycosyltransferase family 9 protein: protein MRIVLLRLSALGDVLRVLPAWANLGKAFPGACFQAVIEDRHAFLLTPMPWLEPVVVRRGRLGSPLTALGELKRVAGELRGADVALDFHGILKSALPPWLAEIPERWGDGLAREGAGFLQTRPLPYLRQTRYAQALGLAGAYGDSRGVPGLGTFRPALADAVLPDPGPVWAADGRPRAVLVPGASRRGAIKRWPLRHWIALADRLKGRYQLRWSLGPEEEDLRAWLPAATGVEALPSLTLWQLAAALRQADRVVAPDTGLLHLAVVLGVRSVGVYGGSDPVVAGLPAGAGTVLRTGIECSPCRERQCRRRQCLEDLEPDLVAAELERACRNDGPLRSV from the coding sequence ATGCGCATCGTATTGCTCCGCCTTTCAGCCCTGGGGGACGTGCTCAGGGTCCTGCCCGCCTGGGCGAACCTGGGGAAGGCCTTTCCCGGCGCCTGTTTCCAGGCCGTGATTGAGGACCGCCACGCCTTCCTGCTGACGCCCATGCCCTGGCTGGAGCCGGTGGTGGTGCGCCGGGGGAGGCTGGGCAGCCCCCTGACGGCCCTGGGGGAGCTCAAGCGGGTCGCCGGCGAATTGCGCGGGGCCGACGTGGCCCTGGACTTCCACGGGATCCTGAAGTCGGCCCTGCCGCCCTGGCTGGCGGAGATTCCCGAGCGCTGGGGGGACGGGCTCGCCCGGGAGGGGGCGGGGTTCCTGCAGACGCGGCCCCTGCCGTACCTGCGCCAGACCCGCTACGCCCAGGCGCTGGGCCTCGCCGGGGCCTACGGCGACAGCCGGGGCGTCCCGGGCCTCGGGACCTTCCGCCCGGCCCTGGCCGACGCCGTCCTGCCGGACCCGGGCCCGGTGTGGGCCGCCGACGGCCGGCCCCGGGCCGTGCTGGTGCCCGGAGCCTCCCGCCGCGGCGCCATCAAGCGCTGGCCCTTGCGGCACTGGATCGCCCTGGCGGATCGGCTCAAGGGCCGGTACCAGCTGCGCTGGTCGCTGGGCCCGGAGGAGGAGGATCTGCGGGCCTGGCTTCCGGCGGCCACGGGCGTGGAAGCGCTGCCATCCCTGACGCTGTGGCAGCTGGCCGCCGCTCTGCGCCAGGCGGACCGGGTCGTGGCGCCCGACACGGGGCTGCTGCACCTCGCCGTGGTGCTCGGCGTGCGGTCCGTGGGCGTCTACGGCGGATCGGACCCCGTGGTGGCGGGGCTGCCCGCAGGGGCCGGCACCGTCCTGCGCACGGGGATCGAGTGTTCGCCCTGCCGGGAGCGCCAGTGCCGGCGGCGGCAGTGCCTGGAGGACCTGGAGCCGGACCTGGTGGCGGCGGAACTGGAACGCGCCTGCCGGAATGATGGGCCCCTTCGATCCGTTTGA
- a CDS encoding sensor domain-containing protein — protein sequence MSEIKAYLQSLHLALAGSDPALVQDALAETEARFRKERERLAWAEPMLSGPEAVARILASLGSPEERAETYRQRERVVAEVLAPAPYAPPAEPGEEPAPPRPWPSFFGVFLDPRAYTSLVYLLMAMFTGIFYFVWAVTGLSISLGFIILIIGLPLLVLFLGSVRALGLGEGRLVEAMLDVRMPRRPPLLPEGKTWGERLKGLFVDSYTWKCLIYLILHLPLGILSFTFVLLGLAFSLAMVAAPVGHFLQQSPIVVCGSMEYDLPGWALALLPLGGILGLAGTLHLALGLGRLHGAMARALLVRR from the coding sequence GTGTCCGAGATCAAAGCCTACCTCCAGTCCCTCCATCTGGCGCTGGCCGGGAGCGACCCCGCCCTGGTGCAGGACGCCCTGGCGGAGACCGAGGCGAGGTTCCGGAAGGAGCGGGAGCGCCTGGCCTGGGCCGAGCCGATGCTGTCGGGGCCCGAGGCCGTGGCCCGGATCCTGGCGTCCCTGGGATCCCCCGAGGAGCGGGCCGAGACCTACCGCCAGCGGGAGCGGGTGGTGGCCGAGGTCCTGGCGCCGGCCCCGTACGCCCCCCCCGCCGAACCCGGGGAGGAGCCCGCCCCCCCGAGACCCTGGCCCTCCTTTTTCGGCGTCTTCCTGGACCCCCGGGCCTACACCTCCCTGGTCTACCTCCTGATGGCCATGTTCACCGGCATCTTCTACTTCGTCTGGGCCGTCACGGGCCTCTCCATCTCCCTGGGGTTCATCATCCTCATCATCGGCCTGCCGCTCCTGGTGCTGTTCCTGGGCTCGGTGCGGGCCCTGGGCCTGGGCGAGGGGCGCCTGGTGGAGGCCATGCTGGACGTGAGGATGCCCCGCAGGCCCCCCCTCCTTCCCGAAGGGAAGACCTGGGGGGAACGCCTCAAGGGCCTGTTCGTTGACTCATACACCTGGAAGTGCCTCATCTATCTCATCCTGCACCTGCCCCTGGGCATCCTGAGCTTCACGTTCGTCCTGCTGGGGCTCGCCTTCTCCCTGGCCATGGTGGCGGCCCCGGTGGGCCACTTCCTCCAGCAGTCGCCCATCGTGGTGTGCGGCTCCATGGAATACGACCTCCCCGGGTGGGCCCTCGCCCTCCTGCCCCTGGGCGGGATCCTGGGGCTGGCCGGCACGCTGCACCTGGCCCTGGGCCTGGGCCGGCTCCACGGAGCCATGGCCCGCGCGCTCCTGGTGCGGCGCTGA
- a CDS encoding ribonuclease R family protein, translated as MAHRKNQGPPRSFSPRPPRPNRPDRPTPPAPGSSARLSETFEATYLGHPEGTSGFLRPLGATRGQRLDLLVDWREGHGAIHGDKVQAEITGTTYDGRPKAKVVRVISRNPDPIPAHLQKQEWGWRAIPLEPRLSQIVSVPPTDLAGDGDLVSVLLDPDPGAQQIKGVVKARLGRPTDLRIENKLTAALYNLRTEFPDEVMEELAPFPTSIPEAWIQGREDLRELLTVTVDPPTAKDFDDAISLEVLPASEDGGWLLGVHIADVSHYVAEGGPLDKEALLRGTSVYFPDQCIPMLPERLSGELCSLREGVDRLTMTAWITLDEDLQVRETRLTESVIRSRKRLTYDEVKEGCIDNAQARRRDMGRDVAEMLDEALRVSRSLTAKRLGRGALNLDTDETEFVFGEDGRPVDARRYAHHDAHRMIEEFMLLANEAVATFFTRRKIATIYRVHDVPDPLKLEAFKEVAAAFGLLRPYDPATPEVLNAMLDRIRGGPLEAMLNTLLVRSLKKAEYSADNIGHSGLALQDYLHFTSPIRRYPDLAVHRELRKVLQKKPLPDGLHSILAVVAKQCSDTEQGATEAERENDKWKTCLLMRTRIGQRFEGRIQGFSLKAAFVRLDSPFVEVGVPLGALGGAFTVDENRTKASTAGSGVVLTIGDAVKVEITGVDEDLRRVSAWVVEAKAKDGKGKAVTFVPSLAAPAHLREADFVREPAPPRGRPPKSVRQAAVPDRKARPEGAKPYVRPGRPGGAQARPKAPKGSVRGPARRKKV; from the coding sequence ATGGCACATCGCAAAAATCAAGGCCCGCCCCGCTCCTTCTCCCCCCGCCCCCCCCGGCCCAACCGCCCCGACCGCCCGACGCCGCCCGCCCCCGGGTCCTCGGCCCGGCTCTCGGAGACCTTCGAGGCCACCTACCTCGGCCACCCCGAGGGCACCAGCGGGTTCCTGCGCCCCCTCGGCGCCACCCGCGGCCAGCGCCTCGACCTGCTCGTGGACTGGCGCGAGGGCCACGGCGCCATCCACGGCGACAAGGTCCAGGCCGAGATCACCGGCACCACCTACGACGGCCGCCCCAAGGCCAAGGTCGTGCGCGTCATCTCCCGCAACCCCGATCCCATCCCGGCCCACCTGCAGAAGCAGGAGTGGGGCTGGCGCGCCATCCCCCTCGAGCCCCGCCTCTCCCAGATCGTCAGCGTCCCCCCCACGGACCTGGCCGGCGACGGCGACCTGGTCAGCGTGCTGCTGGATCCGGATCCCGGCGCCCAGCAGATCAAGGGCGTGGTGAAGGCCCGCCTGGGCCGCCCCACCGACCTGCGCATCGAGAACAAGCTCACCGCCGCCCTCTACAACCTGCGCACCGAGTTCCCCGACGAGGTGATGGAGGAGCTGGCCCCCTTCCCCACCTCCATCCCCGAGGCGTGGATCCAGGGCCGCGAGGACCTGCGCGAACTCCTCACCGTCACGGTGGATCCCCCCACCGCCAAGGACTTCGACGACGCCATCAGCCTGGAGGTCCTGCCGGCCAGCGAGGACGGGGGCTGGCTCCTGGGCGTGCACATCGCCGACGTGAGCCACTACGTGGCCGAGGGCGGCCCCCTGGACAAGGAGGCCCTCCTGCGGGGCACCTCGGTCTACTTCCCCGACCAGTGCATCCCCATGCTCCCCGAGCGCCTCTCGGGCGAACTGTGCAGCCTGCGGGAAGGCGTGGACCGCCTCACCATGACCGCCTGGATCACCCTGGACGAGGACCTCCAGGTGCGGGAGACGCGCCTGACGGAATCCGTCATCCGGTCCCGCAAGCGCCTCACCTACGACGAGGTCAAGGAGGGCTGCATCGACAACGCCCAGGCCCGGCGCCGTGACATGGGCCGGGACGTGGCGGAGATGCTCGACGAGGCCCTCCGGGTGTCGCGCTCCCTTACGGCAAAGCGCCTGGGCCGCGGCGCCCTGAACCTGGACACGGACGAGACCGAGTTCGTCTTCGGGGAGGACGGCCGCCCCGTGGACGCCCGCCGCTACGCCCACCACGACGCCCACCGCATGATCGAGGAGTTCATGCTGCTGGCCAACGAGGCCGTTGCGACGTTCTTCACCCGCCGCAAGATCGCCACCATCTACCGCGTGCACGACGTGCCCGACCCCCTCAAGCTGGAGGCCTTCAAGGAAGTGGCCGCGGCCTTCGGGCTGCTGCGCCCCTACGATCCGGCCACCCCCGAGGTGCTCAACGCGATGCTGGACAGGATCCGCGGCGGGCCCCTGGAGGCCATGCTCAACACCCTCCTGGTGCGCAGCCTCAAGAAGGCCGAGTACAGCGCCGACAACATCGGCCACTCGGGCCTGGCCCTCCAGGACTACCTGCACTTCACCAGCCCCATCCGCCGCTACCCCGACCTCGCCGTCCACCGCGAGCTGCGCAAGGTGCTCCAGAAGAAGCCCCTGCCCGACGGCCTCCACAGCATCCTGGCCGTGGTCGCCAAGCAGTGCAGCGACACCGAGCAGGGCGCCACCGAGGCCGAGCGCGAGAACGACAAGTGGAAGACCTGCCTGCTCATGCGCACCCGCATCGGGCAGCGCTTCGAGGGCCGGATCCAGGGCTTCTCCCTGAAGGCCGCCTTCGTGCGCCTCGACAGCCCCTTCGTGGAGGTGGGCGTCCCCCTGGGCGCCCTGGGCGGCGCGTTCACCGTGGACGAGAACCGCACCAAGGCCTCCACCGCGGGATCGGGCGTCGTGCTGACCATCGGCGACGCCGTGAAGGTGGAGATCACCGGCGTGGACGAGGACCTGCGCCGGGTATCGGCCTGGGTTGTTGAAGCCAAGGCCAAGGACGGCAAGGGCAAGGCCGTCACCTTCGTGCCCAGCCTCGCCGCCCCCGCCCACCTGCGTGAGGCCGACTTCGTCCGGGAGCCCGCGCCCCCCCGGGGCCGGCCGCCCAAGTCGGTGCGCCAGGCCGCGGTACCAGACCGCAAGGCCCGCCCCGAGGGCGCCAAGCCCTACGTGCGCCCGGGCCGCCCCGGCGGCGCCCAGGCCCGTCCCAAGGCCCCCAAGGGCAGCGTGCGCGGCCCCGCCCGCCGCAAGAAGGTCTAG
- the ruvC gene encoding crossover junction endodeoxyribonuclease RuvC, which produces MAVPTTICLGVDPGSLACGFAVVSRCGSRLELVEAGVIRSQRGADFDKRILGIHLKLAEVIERTRPHFMAVESPFVEKNAATAIKLGQIRGGILLTAGLHGLPVGDYNPMQVKKAVSGYGWADKTQVGKMVMVLLSLKEPLQADAADAAAVAIGHLMATRVPGK; this is translated from the coding sequence GTGGCGGTGCCCACCACCATCTGCCTCGGCGTGGATCCCGGCTCCCTGGCCTGCGGCTTCGCCGTGGTGAGCCGGTGCGGTTCCCGCCTGGAGCTGGTGGAGGCCGGCGTCATCCGCTCCCAGCGGGGCGCCGACTTCGACAAGCGGATCCTGGGCATCCACCTCAAGCTCGCCGAGGTCATCGAACGCACCCGGCCCCACTTCATGGCCGTGGAGTCCCCCTTCGTGGAGAAGAACGCCGCCACCGCGATCAAGCTGGGCCAGATCCGCGGCGGCATCCTCCTCACCGCCGGCCTCCACGGCCTGCCCGTGGGGGACTACAACCCCATGCAGGTGAAGAAGGCCGTCAGCGGCTACGGCTGGGCCGACAAGACCCAGGTGGGCAAGATGGTCATGGTGCTGCTCAGCCTGAAGGAGCCCCTCCAGGCCGATGCCGCCGACGCCGCGGCCGTGGCCATCGGCCATCTCATGGCGACGCGGGTGCCGGGGAAATAG
- a CDS encoding TonB family protein, whose amino-acid sequence MLRFLLSALLLAGPVLAQAPPLVEFDKLTVLRRPPSPPYPPIARIAQVQGRVVLSVTIGPTGLPEAAQPVSGPALLRAASVADALQWTFAPVQIEGRPARVRTTFAMPYTLKDAPQPARETGGGRIVVQLGLIPSPLNVPVDLPALEWEVLGRLTRAGLQVADPAAADPGEGLHLQLNLQAARTPDAIQLLNLQARCSLLADRDLARNTPGEAQRIWFDSHVSGRVEKVDFQDEIARAFRESLDTLLGGPEAPAPLPESSTRTVEFKQMKIRYQPPAPPYPALARERRVEGVVVVHIMVDPAGRPTRAEALTGPPELIMTAVRYALQWRFDPALLDGVPQAARFKLTLPFRLGKL is encoded by the coding sequence ATGCTCCGGTTCCTCCTGTCCGCCCTTCTCCTGGCGGGTCCCGTCCTCGCGCAGGCCCCGCCCCTGGTCGAATTCGACAAGCTCACGGTCCTGCGCCGGCCGCCGTCCCCGCCCTATCCGCCGATCGCCAGGATCGCGCAGGTCCAGGGCCGGGTCGTGCTCTCCGTGACGATCGGCCCCACAGGCCTTCCCGAGGCGGCTCAACCCGTCTCCGGCCCCGCGCTGCTCCGGGCCGCGTCGGTGGCCGACGCCCTGCAGTGGACCTTCGCCCCTGTCCAGATCGAGGGAAGGCCCGCGCGGGTCCGCACCACCTTCGCGATGCCCTACACCCTGAAGGACGCGCCGCAGCCCGCGCGGGAGACCGGAGGCGGGCGGATCGTGGTCCAGCTCGGCCTGATCCCCTCGCCGCTCAACGTGCCCGTGGACCTTCCGGCCCTGGAATGGGAAGTGCTCGGCCGCCTCACCCGGGCCGGGCTGCAGGTGGCGGATCCGGCCGCCGCCGATCCCGGCGAGGGCCTCCACCTCCAGCTGAACCTCCAGGCCGCGCGGACTCCGGACGCGATCCAGCTCCTCAACCTCCAGGCCCGGTGCTCCCTGCTCGCGGACCGGGACCTCGCGCGGAACACACCCGGGGAGGCCCAGCGGATCTGGTTCGACAGCCACGTCTCCGGAAGGGTGGAGAAGGTGGACTTCCAGGACGAGATCGCCCGGGCCTTCAGGGAGAGCCTCGACACGCTCCTCGGTGGACCCGAGGCTCCCGCCCCCCTGCCCGAATCGAGCACGAGGACCGTCGAATTCAAGCAGATGAAGATCCGCTACCAGCCGCCCGCGCCGCCCTATCCCGCCCTGGCGCGGGAGCGCCGGGTGGAAGGGGTGGTCGTCGTCCACATCATGGTGGATCCTGCCGGAAGGCCGACCCGGGCGGAGGCCCTGACCGGCCCCCCCGAACTCATCATGACGGCGGTCCGCTACGCCCTCCAGTGGCGGTTCGATCCGGCCCTGCTCGACGGGGTCCCGCAGGCGGCGCGCTTCAAGCTGACCCTGCCGTTCCGCCTGGGGAAGCTCTAG
- a CDS encoding ABC transporter permease has translation MNGWTRFQETFRTAVASIWAHRMRSMLTTLGIIIGVGSVITVVNLTKGLEGRIMSDVKQEGTHTFFIGSWVPYSRFKTAKIRRMPMDHQTIRELRELMPQILVASPQSTIFSPQMVVKAGSVTRRVTYLTAVDENGLDLSNRELACGRNFTATDRTTRAPLAILGATIAEDLGLGEHSVGKHFTVAGQTVELVGILKKHGEIPFMPSGGEDEDSAMWGPDGMFFVPFGSLRELARPGAFDSPFWRLQVDAKVPVKEAENTLRQGLRRIRGLRGDDADNFMLESNEKAVAQVEKIGKTLMTASGAMVGISLLVGGIGVMNIMLVSVTERTREIGVRKALGARRRNILFQFLIEATLLCVAGGIIGTVLGMVFGAVLSQVLMKHMGGVPAWAFLSALLVPAAVGMGFGLYPANKAAKLDPIEALRYE, from the coding sequence GTGAACGGCTGGACCCGCTTCCAGGAGACCTTCCGCACCGCCGTCGCCAGCATCTGGGCGCACCGCATGCGCAGCATGCTCACCACCCTGGGCATCATCATCGGGGTGGGGTCCGTCATCACCGTCGTGAACCTGACCAAGGGCCTGGAAGGCCGCATCATGTCCGACGTGAAGCAGGAGGGGACCCACACCTTCTTCATCGGCTCCTGGGTGCCCTACTCCCGCTTCAAGACCGCCAAGATCCGGCGCATGCCCATGGACCACCAGACCATCCGGGAGCTGCGCGAGCTCATGCCCCAGATCCTGGTGGCCAGCCCCCAGTCCACCATCTTCAGTCCCCAGATGGTGGTCAAGGCCGGCAGCGTCACGCGGCGCGTGACCTACCTCACCGCCGTGGACGAGAACGGCCTGGACCTCTCCAACCGCGAGCTGGCCTGCGGCCGCAACTTCACCGCCACGGACCGCACGACCCGGGCCCCCCTGGCCATCCTGGGCGCCACCATCGCCGAGGACCTGGGCCTGGGCGAGCATTCCGTGGGCAAGCACTTCACCGTCGCGGGCCAGACCGTGGAGCTGGTGGGCATCCTGAAGAAGCACGGGGAGATCCCCTTCATGCCCAGCGGGGGCGAGGACGAGGATTCCGCCATGTGGGGCCCCGACGGCATGTTCTTCGTGCCCTTCGGGAGCCTGCGGGAGCTGGCCCGCCCCGGCGCCTTCGACAGCCCCTTCTGGCGCCTCCAGGTGGATGCGAAGGTTCCCGTGAAGGAGGCCGAGAACACCCTGCGCCAGGGCCTGCGCCGCATCCGCGGCCTGCGGGGGGACGACGCGGACAACTTCATGCTCGAGAGCAACGAGAAGGCCGTGGCCCAGGTGGAGAAGATCGGCAAGACCCTCATGACCGCCAGCGGCGCCATGGTGGGCATCAGCCTCCTGGTGGGCGGCATCGGCGTGATGAACATCATGCTGGTGAGCGTGACGGAGCGCACCCGGGAGATCGGCGTGCGCAAGGCCCTGGGCGCGCGCAGGCGGAACATCCTCTTCCAGTTCCTCATCGAGGCCACCCTGCTGTGCGTGGCCGGCGGCATCATCGGCACGGTGCTGGGCATGGTCTTCGGGGCGGTGCTGAGCCAGGTGCTGATGAAGCACATGGGCGGCGTGCCCGCGTGGGCCTTCCTGTCGGCGCTGCTGGTGCCGGCGGCCGTGGGCATGGGATTCGGGCTCTACCCGGCCAACAAGGCCGCGAAGCTGGATCCCATCGAGGCGCTGCGGTACGAGTGA